One Fusobacterium nucleatum genomic window carries:
- the gatC gene encoding Asp-tRNA(Asn)/Glu-tRNA(Gln) amidotransferase subunit GatC produces the protein MALTKEEVLKIAKLSKLSFEDKEIEKFQVELNDILKYIDMLNEVDTSKVKPLVYINEAVNNFREKEEKPSLEIKKVLLNAPESAENAIVVPKVIGE, from the coding sequence ATGGCACTTACAAAAGAAGAAGTTCTAAAAATTGCAAAATTATCAAAGTTATCATTTGAAGATAAAGAAATAGAAAAATTTCAGGTTGAATTAAATGATATTCTAAAATATATTGATATGTTAAATGAAGTTGATACATCAAAGGTTAAACCCTTAGTTTATATAAATGAAGCTGTTAATAATTTTAGAGAAAAAGAAGAAAAACCATCATTAGAAATAAAAAAAGTACTATTAAATGCACCTGAAAGTGCTGAAAATGCAATAGTAGTTCCAAAAGTCATTGGAGAGTAG
- a CDS encoding rRNA pseudouridine synthase, whose amino-acid sequence MRINKFLSTLGIASRRAIDKYIDEGKIVVNGNIASPGMDIDENDTILIDGKKIETKINEEKVYFMLNKPLEVLSSSSDDRGRKTVVDLIKTDKRIFPIGRLDYMTSGLILLTNDGELFNRVVHPKSEIYKKYYIKILGKLKKEEIDELKKGVLLDDGKTLPAKISGIKYDKNKTSMYISIREGRNRQIRRMIEKFEYKVLMLRREKIGELALGDLPEGKYRELTKQEVEYLYSI is encoded by the coding sequence ATGAGGATTAATAAATTTTTATCTACTCTTGGAATTGCTTCAAGAAGGGCTATTGATAAATATATTGATGAAGGTAAGATTGTTGTAAATGGAAATATTGCAAGTCCTGGTATGGATATTGATGAAAATGATACTATCTTGATTGATGGTAAAAAGATTGAAACTAAAATAAATGAAGAAAAAGTTTATTTTATGTTAAATAAGCCATTGGAAGTATTATCTTCTTCAAGTGATGATAGAGGTAGAAAAACAGTAGTTGATTTAATTAAAACTGACAAAAGAATTTTTCCTATTGGACGACTTGACTATATGACAAGTGGTTTAATTTTGCTTACAAATGATGGAGAATTATTTAACAGAGTAGTTCATCCAAAATCAGAAATTTATAAAAAATATTATATAAAAATTTTAGGTAAATTAAAAAAAGAGGAAATTGATGAATTAAAAAAAGGTGTGTTGTTAGATGATGGTAAAACACTACCAGCTAAAATATCTGGAATAAAATATGATAAAAATAAGACTTCTATGTATATTTCAATAAGAGAAGGTAGAAATAGACAAATTAGAAGAATGATAGAGAAATTTGAATATAAAGTTTTAATGTTAAGAAGAGAAAAAATTGGTGAATTAGCTTTAGGTGATTTACCAGAGGGTAAATATAGAGAATTAACAAAACAAGAAGTGGAATACTTATATTCAATTTAG
- the scpB gene encoding SMC-Scp complex subunit ScpB, which produces MSIKNQVESIIFLGGDENKIKDLAKFFKISIEDMLKILLELKDDRKDTGINLEVDSEIVYLSTNPLYGEVINNYFEQETKPKKLSSASIETLSIIAYKQPVTKSEIESIRGVSVDRIISNLEERKFIRNCGKQESGRKANLYEVTDKFLSYLGIKNITELPDYDLLKEKIKIMENITTNED; this is translated from the coding sequence ATGAGTATAAAAAATCAGGTTGAATCTATCATTTTTTTAGGTGGAGATGAAAATAAAATAAAAGATTTAGCTAAATTTTTTAAAATTTCTATTGAAGATATGTTAAAAATTCTTTTAGAATTGAAAGATGATAGAAAAGATACTGGTATAAATCTTGAAGTTGATTCAGAAATAGTTTATTTATCAACTAATCCACTATATGGTGAAGTTATTAATAATTATTTTGAACAAGAAACTAAACCTAAAAAATTGTCATCTGCTTCAATAGAAACTTTATCCATAATAGCATATAAACAACCTGTTACAAAATCAGAAATTGAAAGTATTAGAGGAGTTTCTGTTGATAGAATTATTTCTAACTTAGAAGAAAGAAAGTTTATTAGGAATTGTGGTAAGCAAGAAAGTGGAAGAAAAGCTAACTTGTATGAAGTAACTGATAAATTTTTATCATATTTAGGTATAAAAAATATAACAGAATTACCTGATTATGATTTATTAAAAGAAAAAATTAAAATTATGGAGAATATAACTACTAATGAGGATTAA
- a CDS encoding rod shape-determining protein — translation MKKFLGKILGIFSDDLGIDLGTSNTLICMKNKGIILREPSVVAISTKTKEIFEVGEKAKHMIGRTPSTYETIRPLRNGVIADYEVTEKMLRCFYKRIKSGTFLNKPRVIICVPAGITQVEKRAVMEVTREAGAREAYLIEEPMAAAIGVGINIFEPEGSMVVDIGGGTSELAVVSLGGVVKKSSFRVAGDRFDTAIVDYVRQKHNLLIGEKSAEDIKIKIGTVSPEEEEMEIEVSGKYVLNGLPKDITLTSSELIDTLSALVQEIIEEIRVVFEKTPPELAADIKKRGIYISGGGALLRGIDKKISAGLNLKVTISEDPLNAVINGIGVLLNNFSLYSRVLVSTETEY, via the coding sequence ATGAAAAAGTTTTTGGGTAAAATTTTAGGAATATTTTCAGATGATTTAGGTATAGATTTAGGAACATCTAATACATTAATCTGTATGAAAAATAAAGGTATTATTCTAAGAGAACCTTCTGTTGTTGCAATTTCTACTAAAACAAAAGAGATTTTTGAAGTTGGTGAAAAAGCAAAACATATGATAGGAAGAACTCCTTCTACTTATGAAACTATAAGGCCTTTAAGAAATGGAGTTATTGCTGATTATGAAGTCACAGAAAAGATGTTAAGATGTTTTTATAAGAGAATTAAATCTGGTACATTTTTAAATAAACCTAGGGTAATTATCTGTGTACCTGCTGGAATAACACAAGTTGAAAAAAGAGCAGTTATGGAAGTTACAAGAGAAGCTGGAGCAAGAGAAGCTTACTTAATCGAAGAACCTATGGCGGCAGCAATAGGTGTAGGAATAAATATTTTTGAACCAGAAGGTAGTATGGTAGTTGATATTGGTGGAGGAACATCAGAATTAGCTGTTGTATCTTTGGGAGGAGTTGTTAAAAAATCTTCTTTTAGAGTAGCAGGAGATAGATTTGATACTGCTATTGTTGATTATGTAAGACAAAAACATAATTTATTGATTGGAGAAAAATCAGCTGAGGATATAAAAATTAAAATAGGTACTGTTAGTCCAGAAGAAGAAGAAATGGAAATAGAAGTTAGTGGTAAATATGTTTTAAATGGTCTACCAAAAGATATTACTTTAACATCATCTGAATTAATAGATACTTTATCTGCATTAGTTCAAGAAATTATTGAAGAAATAAGAGTAGTTTTTGAAAAAACTCCTCCTGAATTAGCTGCTGATATTAAGAAAAGAGGTATATATATAAGTGGTGGTGGAGCATTACTTAGAGGAATAGATAAAAAAATATCAGCAGGTTTAAATTTAAAAGTTACTATATCAGAAGATCCTTTAAATGCGGTTATTAATGGTATAGGTGTGTTATTAAATAACTTCTCATTATATAGCAGAGTTTTGGTTTCAACAGAAACAGAATATTAA
- a CDS encoding Maf family protein gives MILASNSQRRQEILKDAGFNFKVITSNIEEISDKKIITERILDIAEKKLEQIAKNNVNEFILAADTVVELNGKVFGKPKNREEAFKFLKTLSSKVHRVITAYVFKNISKNILIREVVVSEVKFFDLDNDTINWYLDTGEPFDKAGAYGIQGYGRVLVEKIDGDYYSIMGFPISNFLKNLRKIGYKTSQIDKI, from the coding sequence ATGATTTTAGCTTCGAATTCACAAAGAAGACAGGAAATTTTGAAAGATGCAGGTTTTAATTTCAAAGTTATAACATCTAATATTGAAGAAATAAGTGATAAAAAAATTATTACTGAAAGAATACTAGATATAGCTGAAAAAAAGTTAGAGCAAATTGCAAAAAATAATGTAAATGAATTTATTTTAGCAGCTGATACTGTTGTTGAGTTAAATGGAAAAGTTTTTGGAAAACCTAAAAACAGAGAAGAAGCTTTTAAATTTTTAAAGACTCTATCTAGTAAAGTACATAGGGTTATAACTGCTTATGTATTTAAAAATATTTCTAAAAATATTTTAATAAGAGAAGTTGTTGTAAGTGAAGTCAAATTTTTTGACTTAGATAATGATACAATAAACTGGTATTTAGATACTGGTGAACCTTTTGATAAAGCAGGAGCTTATGGTATTCAAGGTTATGGAAGAGTACTTGTTGAAAAAATAGATGGGGATTATTATTCTATAATGGGTTTTCCTATTTCAAATTTTTTAAAAAATTTAAGAAAAATTGGTTATAAAACAAGTCAAATAGATAAAATTTAA
- a CDS encoding type III pantothenate kinase, which produces MIIGIDIGNTHIVTGVYDGEGKLISTFRIATNDKMTEDEYFSYFNNITKYNNISIEKVDDILVSSVVPNIIITFQFFARKYFKVEAIVVDLEKKIPFTFAKGINYTGFGADRIIDITEAMQKYPDKNLVIFDFGTATTYDVLKKGVYIGGGILPGIDMSINALYGNTAKLPRVKFTTPSSVLGTDTMKQIQAAIFFGYAGQIKHIIKKINEELNEEIFVLATGGLGKILSAEIDEIDEYDPNLSLNGLYTLYKLNK; this is translated from the coding sequence ATGATTATTGGTATTGATATTGGTAATACACATATAGTTACAGGAGTTTATGATGGTGAGGGAAAATTAATTTCAACATTTAGAATAGCTACAAATGATAAAATGACAGAGGATGAATATTTTTCATATTTTAATAATATTACAAAATATAATAATATTTCTATTGAAAAAGTAGATGATATTTTAGTTTCATCTGTTGTACCAAATATTATAATAACTTTTCAATTTTTTGCTAGAAAATATTTTAAGGTTGAAGCCATAGTAGTTGATTTAGAAAAGAAAATTCCTTTTACTTTTGCAAAAGGAATAAATTATACAGGTTTTGGTGCAGATAGAATAATTGATATAACAGAAGCAATGCAAAAATATCCTGATAAAAATTTGGTAATTTTTGATTTTGGAACTGCAACTACTTATGATGTATTAAAAAAGGGAGTGTATATTGGTGGAGGAATACTTCCAGGAATAGATATGTCTATTAATGCTTTATATGGGAATACAGCAAAACTTCCAAGAGTAAAATTTACAACTCCTAGTAGTGTATTAGGTACTGATACAATGAAACAAATCCAAGCAGCAATATTTTTTGGATATGCTGGACAAATAAAACATATAATTAAAAAAATTAATGAGGAACTAAATGAAGAAATTTTTGTATTGGCAACTGGTGGATTAGGTAAAATATTATCAGCTGAAATAGATGAAATAGATGAATATGATCCTAATTTAAGTTTAAATGGACTTTATACATTATATAAATTGAATAAATAA
- a CDS encoding ArsR family transcriptional regulator, with the protein MTELEIKIIKFLLSSAVYSENAIMKNLGIDKSILDKSFKILEENGYLESYEEFMKRESLNEEGDCCKTKKDRACSSCSSSSCSSHSCSSGSSCCDSNIFSDMTDFSKIKVITMKAVDNFS; encoded by the coding sequence TTGACAGAATTAGAAATAAAAATTATTAAATTTCTATTATCCTCTGCTGTATATAGTGAAAATGCTATAATGAAAAATTTAGGTATAGATAAAAGCATTTTGGACAAAAGTTTTAAAATTTTAGAAGAAAATGGTTACCTTGAAAGTTATGAAGAATTTATGAAAAGAGAAAGTTTAAATGAAGAAGGAGATTGCTGTAAAACAAAAAAAGATAGAGCTTGCTCAAGTTGTTCTTCATCTTCTTGTAGCTCTCATTCTTGTTCTTCTGGTTCAAGCTGTTGTGACAGCAATATTTTTAGTGATATGACAGATTTTTCAAAAATTAAAGTTATAACGATGAAAGCAGTGGATAATTTTTCTTAG
- a CDS encoding lysine transporter LysE → MDITILKGILTGFILSLPFGPVGVYCMELTIVEGRWKGYITALGMVTIDMVYSAVALLFLSSVKDYVIKYENCLSLFIGIFLMIVSSKKLLRKIELKELNVDFKSMLQNYLTGVGFAIVNISSILVIATVFAFFRILDEANTLTSIETVVGVGLGGSSLWFFTTYIISHFRSLFGKEKLIKIIKIANGVIFILALFVTIYSVRQIMIN, encoded by the coding sequence TTGGATATTACAATTTTAAAAGGGATACTGACAGGGTTTATTTTATCTTTACCCTTTGGACCTGTAGGGGTTTATTGTATGGAGCTCACCATTGTTGAGGGAAGATGGAAAGGCTACATAACAGCATTGGGAATGGTTACCATTGATATGGTCTATTCAGCAGTTGCTTTACTATTTCTCTCAAGTGTTAAAGATTATGTTATAAAATATGAGAATTGTTTATCTCTTTTTATAGGAATATTTTTGATGATAGTTTCTTCAAAGAAACTTTTAAGGAAAATTGAATTAAAAGAATTAAATGTTGATTTTAAAAGTATGTTACAAAATTATTTAACAGGAGTTGGATTTGCTATAGTAAATATTTCTAGTATTTTAGTCATAGCTACAGTGTTTGCTTTTTTTAGAATTTTAGATGAAGCTAATACTTTAACTTCTATAGAAACAGTAGTAGGAGTTGGACTTGGAGGCTCAAGTTTATGGTTTTTTACAACATATATAATTTCACATTTTAGAAGTCTTTTTGGAAAGGAAAAACTTATAAAAATAATAAAAATAGCAAATGGAGTTATTTTTATATTAGCATTATTTGTCACTATATATAGTGTAAGACAAATAATGATAAATTAA